From Oscillatoria sp. FACHB-1406, the proteins below share one genomic window:
- a CDS encoding sulfotransferase family protein — translation MPNPSSTFFNKLRQLKHDVLRQYCNFRIQGDDEPYSILWRDRPYRILLILSHMRSGSSLLSHLLISNPEIIGYGETHLQYEKEGDFKTLIAKVYERNIYNLKGANLTGLGMSHRYVLDKVLHNSKFANPSFLTSPNVYAIFLLREPQRTLPSLLDLKSHWTEKEAIEYYTERLPVLESYAKLIDDKRRSLFITYEQSLDRTSEVFAALQNLLGTRQGFSEEYEVLNTTGTKGVGDSKGNIKAGKIVRERRQINCNVSPEVVERGQQAFDRCAETLSQYCQTLPSP, via the coding sequence ATGCCAAATCCATCTTCTACCTTTTTCAATAAGCTTCGCCAACTCAAGCACGATGTACTGCGCCAGTATTGTAACTTTAGAATCCAAGGCGACGACGAGCCTTACAGCATTTTATGGCGCGATCGACCCTACCGCATTCTTTTAATTCTAAGTCATATGCGCTCTGGTTCCTCGTTGCTTTCCCATCTTCTCATTTCTAATCCGGAGATAATCGGCTACGGAGAAACTCACCTTCAATATGAAAAAGAAGGAGATTTTAAAACTTTAATCGCGAAGGTTTACGAGCGAAATATCTACAATCTGAAAGGCGCAAATCTGACGGGATTGGGAATGTCTCACCGTTACGTTCTCGATAAAGTTTTGCATAATAGTAAGTTCGCCAATCCCAGTTTTTTAACCTCACCGAACGTTTATGCAATCTTCTTATTAAGAGAACCCCAAAGGACGCTACCGAGCCTCCTCGACCTTAAATCGCACTGGACGGAAAAAGAAGCAATTGAGTATTATACGGAGCGTTTGCCCGTCCTCGAAAGTTATGCAAAATTAATCGACGATAAGCGCCGAAGTTTGTTTATTACCTACGAACAATCGCTCGATCGCACTTCCGAAGTTTTTGCCGCCCTCCAAAATCTGCTCGGAACTCGCCAAGGATTTTCGGAAGAATACGAAGTGTTGAATACAACAGGAACCAAAGGAGTTGGCGACTCTAAAGGGAATATTAAAGCCGGAAAAATTGTGCGGGAACGTCGCCAAATTAACTGCAACGTCTCGCCGGAAGTTGTGGAACGAGGTCAGCAAGCTTTCGATCGCTGCGCGGAAACGTTATCTCAGTATTGCCAAACCCTTCCATCGCCTTAA
- a CDS encoding RNA-guided endonuclease TnpB family protein — protein MIVLEFKLKGKSQQYRIVDEMIRTAQFIRNKALRYWMDNQNVKLSDLYKQCAVLAKEFEWAGKLNSMARQASAERAIFAIQRFFANCKANKPGKKGYPRFKKGTRSVEYKTSGWKLSPDKRSLTFTDGFAAGTFKLVGSRDLHFYAPDEIKRVRVIGRADGYYAQFCISVERTEEVIPTGKAIGIDVGLNHFLTDSTGATVSNPRHLRKSEKGLKRAQKRVSSKKKGSANQKKAINRLGRKHLKVSRQRKDFAIKTALCVVKSSDFVAYEDLQVRNMVKNHKLAKSISDAAWSQFARWLQYLGKVYGKTVVAVAPQYTSQDCSTCGNTVKKSLSVRTHICGCGTVLDRDHNAALNILAKVLRQAGINLNTLGHREINAWGQSDLYSLVVTSMSKLTG, from the coding sequence ATGATTGTACTAGAGTTTAAGTTAAAAGGTAAGTCTCAGCAGTATCGGATCGTTGACGAAATGATCCGCACCGCTCAGTTTATCCGAAACAAAGCTCTAAGGTACTGGATGGACAATCAGAACGTTAAGCTGTCCGACCTCTACAAACAATGTGCTGTCTTAGCAAAAGAGTTTGAGTGGGCAGGAAAACTTAACTCAATGGCGCGTCAAGCTTCGGCGGAACGTGCCATTTTTGCTATCCAACGGTTCTTTGCTAATTGCAAAGCCAATAAACCTGGAAAGAAGGGCTATCCACGATTTAAAAAGGGGACTCGTTCTGTCGAGTACAAGACATCAGGCTGGAAGCTTTCTCCTGATAAAAGAAGTCTAACTTTCACTGATGGCTTTGCCGCAGGAACCTTTAAGTTAGTTGGTTCTCGTGACTTGCATTTCTATGCGCCTGACGAAATTAAGCGGGTGCGGGTAATTGGTCGTGCTGATGGGTACTACGCTCAGTTCTGCATCAGTGTAGAACGTACAGAAGAAGTTATCCCAACAGGCAAGGCTATCGGTATAGATGTCGGGTTGAACCACTTCTTAACCGATAGCACCGGAGCAACCGTATCTAATCCTCGTCACCTGCGTAAAAGTGAAAAGGGATTAAAGCGGGCGCAGAAACGGGTTTCCAGCAAGAAGAAAGGGTCAGCCAACCAGAAAAAGGCTATCAACCGACTGGGAAGAAAACACCTCAAGGTCAGTAGGCAGCGTAAAGATTTCGCCATAAAGACGGCGTTGTGCGTAGTGAAATCTAGCGATTTCGTAGCCTACGAAGACCTTCAGGTGCGAAACATGGTGAAGAACCATAAGCTTGCTAAAAGTATCAGTGATGCAGCGTGGTCGCAGTTTGCTCGATGGTTGCAGTATTTAGGTAAAGTGTACGGGAAAACAGTTGTTGCTGTTGCTCCCCAATACACCAGTCAAGACTGTTCAACTTGTGGCAATACGGTTAAGAAGTCGCTATCAGTCAGGACTCACATTTGTGGTTGTGGAACAGTGTTAGACCGCGACCACAACGCAGCGCTGAATATCTTAGCTAAGGTTTTGAGGCAGGCGGGAATCAATTTAAATACCCTAGGGCATAGGGAAATTAACGCTTGGGGACAGAGCGACCTCTACTCATTGGTGGTGACATCAATGAGCAAGTTGACTGGTTGA
- a CDS encoding 6-phosphogluconolactonase produces the protein MVEPNIFRVDALEVRIYSNSQVLAVAAAQIAKIELQACIAQHGRARVVFATGNSQKEFLEFLTAADGIDWSRVICFHLDEYLGIDPEHSASFQNELRDRVEKRIHPQKFHIRSS, from the coding sequence GTGGTGGAACCGAATATCTTTCGAGTTGATGCTCTAGAAGTGCGCATCTATAGTAATTCGCAGGTGCTTGCAGTTGCCGCCGCGCAGATAGCGAAAATTGAATTGCAAGCTTGTATCGCACAGCACGGGCGGGCGCGCGTCGTTTTCGCGACAGGAAATTCTCAAAAAGAATTTCTCGAGTTTTTAACAGCAGCAGATGGAATCGATTGGTCGCGTGTAATTTGCTTTCATCTTGACGAATATCTTGGCATCGATCCGGAGCATTCGGCAAGTTTCCAGAATGAATTGCGCGATCGCGTCGAAAAGCGCATCCATCCCCAAAAATTCCACATTCGTAGTTCGTAA